A window of the Brumimicrobium sp. genome harbors these coding sequences:
- the wecB gene encoding UDP-N-acetylglucosamine 2-epimerase (non-hydrolyzing), giving the protein MKKITLIAGARPNFVKIAPLIHAIQKAQKEGKDIDYRLVHTGQHYDKNMSGSFFEELEIPEPHANLESGSGSQAEQTANIMMRFEKELMENPADLVLVVGDVTSTMACAITAQKLHTKVAHVEAGIRSNDWTMPEEINRLATDAVTNYFFTTSEVANENLRKSGIEEERIFYVGNVMIDTLLKQQPRFTKPAIWDTLNLKEKGYVLMTLHRPANVDEEDKLRELISEIVKNTHDLPLIFPVHPRTAKILQNLGIEDPKMHYVEPMGYLEFNYLSQHAKVVVTDSGGITEETTVMGVPCMTLRDNTERPETITEGTNELLGTDPKAIAPAMEKLFSGNWKKGGIPHLWDGKTSERIIEILQKM; this is encoded by the coding sequence TCGCCGGAGCGCGACCCAATTTTGTAAAAATAGCTCCCTTAATTCATGCCATTCAAAAAGCACAAAAAGAAGGAAAGGATATAGACTATCGTTTAGTGCATACGGGTCAGCACTACGATAAAAATATGTCAGGTAGTTTTTTTGAAGAGTTGGAAATTCCAGAACCACATGCTAATTTGGAATCAGGAAGTGGCTCTCAAGCTGAGCAAACTGCGAACATCATGATGCGTTTTGAAAAGGAACTGATGGAAAATCCTGCCGATTTAGTATTAGTTGTGGGAGACGTAACCTCTACGATGGCATGTGCTATCACTGCACAAAAGTTACACACTAAAGTAGCACACGTAGAGGCAGGTATTCGTTCCAACGACTGGACCATGCCCGAAGAAATCAATAGATTGGCAACTGATGCCGTGACCAATTACTTCTTTACCACTTCAGAAGTAGCCAATGAAAACTTACGCAAAAGTGGCATAGAAGAAGAACGTATTTTCTACGTTGGAAATGTGATGATTGATACGCTACTTAAACAGCAACCACGTTTTACAAAACCTGCTATTTGGGATACCTTAAACCTAAAAGAAAAAGGATATGTATTAATGACACTTCACCGTCCAGCCAATGTGGATGAGGAAGATAAACTACGCGAATTAATTAGTGAAATTGTAAAGAATACACACGATTTACCATTGATTTTCCCTGTGCACCCCAGAACAGCTAAAATACTACAGAATTTAGGGATTGAAGATCCTAAAATGCACTATGTGGAGCCTATGGGGTATTTGGAATTTAATTATTTATCGCAACATGCAAAAGTGGTTGTCACCGACTCCGGAGGAATCACCGAAGAAACAACCGTTATGGGAGTTCCTTGCATGACCTTACGAGACAATACCGAAAGACCCGAAACAATCACAGAAGGGACCAACGAGCTTTTGGGAACTGATCCTAAAGCCATTGCACCAGCTATGGAAAAGCTATTCTCTGGGAATTGGAAAAAAGGAGGTATTCCACACTTATGGGATGGAAAAACTTCAGAGAGAATCATAGAAATACTTCAGAAGATGTAA